The following proteins are co-located in the Hevea brasiliensis isolate MT/VB/25A 57/8 chromosome 11, ASM3005281v1, whole genome shotgun sequence genome:
- the LOC110634111 gene encoding uncharacterized protein LOC110634111 yields the protein MRKQDDEATNRITNSQSRRVPLPISTSFVLSLNIIEPSISATLKKRKVNDSTLDRAFDLQTRAQLDAGIARMFYTGGPMFIKFVYCSGEVKDKQFIANLLKEVIDEVGYQKVVQVITDNASNCKGAEEIIEGMFPHIYWTPCVVHTLNLALKSICVAKNLETNQETYDVCHWITEIHGDALQIKNYIMNHSTRLVIYNRFSPLKLLSVVNTRFTSIVVMLKRFKLIKRALGAMVMSDQWAQYREDDQGKTSFVRDKVVDEEWWEKNVIFYHEGKQVDEFSPFYHVVHRILFDRWAKSNTPLHCLAHSLNPRRIFSNEDERIRTNDEFANFSLKSEPFADPDSIRSMYATNPRKWWACFGSNAPLLQRRNKLTPKGAEDLVFIRNNLRLLSRNSSQYYDAKTKLWDIGGDQFGSMEDIGVLEFANLYWMNQS from the exons ATGAGGAAACAGGACGATGAGGCAACAAATAGAATTACCAATTCACAATCTAGGCGAGTTCCTTTGCCTATTAGTACAAGTTTTGTTCTTTCATTGAATATAATTGAACCAAGTATTTCAGCAactttgaagaaaagaaaagttaaTGATTCTACTCTTGATAGAGCTTTTGACTTGCAAACTAGAGCTCAATTAGATGCAGGGATTGCTAGAATGTTCTACACTGGGGG CCCCATGTTTATCAAATTTGTATATTGTTCTGGTGAAGTGAAAGATAAGCAATTTATTGCTAATTTGCTAAAGGAAGTAATTGATGAGGTGGGTTATCAAAAAGTGGTACAAGTCATTACTGATAATGCTTCGAATTGTAAGGGTGCTGAAGAAATCATTGAAGGAATGTTTCCACATATTTATTGGACTCCTTGTGTTGTGCACACTCTCAATCTTGCTTTGAAGAGTATATGTGTAGCAAAAAATTTGGAAACTAATCAAGAAACTTATGATGTGTGTCATTGGATCACTGAAATCCATGGGGATGCTTTGCAAATCAAGAATTATATAATGAATCATTCCACGAGGCTTGTAATTTATAATCGGTTTAGCCCTTTGAAATTGCTTTCAGTTGTTAACACTCGTTTTACTTCTATTGTTGTGATGCTTAAAAGATTTAAACTCATAAAGCGTGCTTTAGGAGCAATGGTTATGAGTGATCAATGGGCACAATACCGAGAAGATGACCAAGGCAAAACCAGTTTTGTTCGTGATAAAGTGGTGGATGAGGAATGGTGGGAAAAG AATGTTATTTTTTATCATGAAGGAAAGCAAGTGGATGAGTTTTCTCCTTTCTATCATGTGGTTCATCGAATTCTTTTTGATCGTTGGGCAAAGAGCAATACTCCCCTTCATTGTTTGGCTCATTCACTAAATCCAAG GAGGATTTTTTCAAATGAAGATGAGCGAATTAGAACAAATgatgaatttgcaaatttttctttgaaaagtgAGCCTTTTGCAGATCCTGATTCTATTAGAAGTATGTATGCTACAAATCCTAGGAAGTGGTGGGCATGTTTTGGTTCCaatgcacctttacttcaaag AAGGAATAAATTAACTCCAAAAGGTGCAGAGGACTTAGTTTTTATCCGTAATAATCTTCGTCTTCTGTCGAGAAACTCCTCCCAATATTATGATGCGAAAACAAAATTGTGGGATATTGGTGGTGATCAATTTGGGAGTATGGAAGATATAGGCGTTCTTGAATTTGCCAACCTTTATTGGATGAACCAGAGTTAG